DNA sequence from the Neochlamydia sp. AcF84 genome:
TTATAAATTTTAAGAGAAGAGATGTCGGAAACAAAATCACCGAAAATTATCGGGGTTATCCCCGCACGTTATGGGAGCACTCGCTTTCCTGGAAAACCTTTAGCAACTATTTTAGGCAAATCACTCATCCAAAGAACCTACGAAAATACCAAAAAATGCCTTTCTTTAGATGAAGTTTTTGTGGCGACAGATGATAGAAAAATTTTTGAGCATGTAGAAAGCTTTGGAGGTAAGGTCGTTATGACTTCTTCTGGCTGTCCCACCGGCTCAGATCGTTTAATAGAGGCCGTACAAGCTAACCCTCTTTTTAAAGAAGTCGCTATAGTAGTGAATATACAGGGTGATGAACCTTGTTTAGAACCTTCTATCATTCATGAAGTGGTGCAGCTGTTGCTCCAAGATCCCCATAATGTGATGTCCACAGCGGTTACAAGAATTCATTCAGAAGCTGAGGCTTTAAATCCCTTTGTTGTTAAATGCTGCTTAGATCGACAGGGAAATGCTCTTTACTTTAGCCGTTCTTTGATCCCTAGTAATCCCCTGGCAAAATTTGATCCTCGCATGGCCTACTTTAAACATATTGGAATCTATGGATTTCGACGAGAATTCTTATTCACCTATGGTAAGTTAGGGACTACTCCCCTACAACTAGCAGAAGACCTAGAACAGCTTAAAGTTTTAGAACATGGTTATAAGATAAAAACTGCGATAGTCGAAAGTGCAAGCCTTAGCGTTGACCATCCCGAAGATATAAAAAAAATTGAGTCACTATTATTATGCAAACAAAATATTTGTTCATAACAGGCGGAGTTTGTTCATCTCTAGGTAAAGGGTTGACAGCTGCCTCTATTGCGATGCTGCTTGAAAAAAAAGGCC
Encoded proteins:
- the kdsB gene encoding 3-deoxy-manno-octulosonate cytidylyltransferase; the protein is MSETKSPKIIGVIPARYGSTRFPGKPLATILGKSLIQRTYENTKKCLSLDEVFVATDDRKIFEHVESFGGKVVMTSSGCPTGSDRLIEAVQANPLFKEVAIVVNIQGDEPCLEPSIIHEVVQLLLQDPHNVMSTAVTRIHSEAEALNPFVVKCCLDRQGNALYFSRSLIPSNPLAKFDPRMAYFKHIGIYGFRREFLFTYGKLGTTPLQLAEDLEQLKVLEHGYKIKTAIVESASLSVDHPEDIKKIESLLLCKQNICS